In Herbinix luporum, a single window of DNA contains:
- a CDS encoding tetratricopeptide repeat protein: MKKLIFYIGLFFVMIFLTTGCSKSGGYYRSGKNYFISGDYHKAAENFSLSITKNPNKAEYYIDYGMALIGLGQYQEAFVQFDKVIMDKKITIVLKNNKRALRGKGIAYFMMQDFQEAINQFDKALDINVLSELDLDILYYKGRALTNIGDFKEAAATYSRIIDQFGQDAQVLADRAYTYHKSGEYVEGLNDYDKAITLQSDKFDYYFGKYYLLMDMGKPNEAQEVLRQAEEIKIITKADKYNLAKVHFYQGLYDQAIYELSESAGNGFVEANFYIGEIYNHKKDYPTAKYYYEKYIEEGGVPLPWIYSQIASCLMKTGEYKQAIPYLETGINYAHNDMKRELLKSLIIVYENLGDFENALIKLESYLASYPGDEDAKREEIFLKSRTKEFSTTNNP, encoded by the coding sequence ATGAAAAAACTCATATTCTACATAGGATTGTTTTTTGTTATGATTTTTTTAACCACCGGTTGTAGCAAATCCGGCGGCTACTATAGAAGTGGTAAAAACTACTTTATAAGCGGAGACTACCACAAAGCGGCTGAGAATTTTTCTTTGTCCATTACTAAAAACCCCAATAAGGCAGAATATTATATAGATTATGGTATGGCATTAATTGGGCTTGGACAGTACCAAGAAGCATTTGTGCAATTTGATAAAGTTATTATGGACAAGAAGATTACCATTGTTCTTAAAAATAATAAGAGGGCTTTAAGAGGAAAAGGTATTGCTTATTTTATGATGCAGGATTTTCAGGAAGCAATAAATCAGTTTGACAAAGCCTTAGATATTAATGTATTATCAGAACTGGATTTGGACATATTGTATTATAAGGGAAGAGCCTTGACAAATATCGGTGATTTTAAAGAAGCTGCAGCAACTTACAGCAGAATCATCGATCAATTTGGACAAGATGCCCAGGTACTGGCCGATCGTGCCTATACATATCATAAAAGTGGAGAATATGTAGAAGGATTAAATGATTATGATAAGGCCATTACCTTGCAAAGTGATAAATTTGATTACTATTTTGGCAAGTACTATCTGCTTATGGATATGGGAAAGCCTAATGAGGCACAGGAGGTCCTAAGACAGGCAGAAGAAATAAAAATTATTACTAAAGCGGATAAGTATAATCTGGCAAAGGTTCATTTTTATCAAGGTTTGTATGATCAAGCTATTTATGAACTTAGCGAAAGTGCAGGCAATGGATTTGTAGAAGCTAATTTTTATATTGGTGAAATCTACAATCATAAAAAGGATTATCCTACTGCAAAATATTATTATGAAAAATATATAGAAGAAGGAGGAGTTCCCCTACCATGGATATATAGTCAGATTGCATCCTGCCTTATGAAAACCGGTGAATATAAACAGGCTATCCCTTATTTGGAAACTGGTATAAACTATGCCCATAATGATATGAAGAGGGAACTTCTAAAAAGTTTAATTATTGTCTATGAAAATTTGGGGGATTTTGAGAATGCTTTGATAAAGCTTGAAAGCTATCTTGCTTCTTATCCCGGGGATGAGGATGCTAAAAGAGAAGAGATTTTTTTAAAGTCCAGAACTAAGGAATTTAGCACTACAAATAATCCATAA
- a CDS encoding sodium-translocating pyrophosphatase codes for MGNDLTFFQVVSIVISALAFVTAFWLYRWVSSQPSSNKKIAEVGKLIQNGANTFLAKEYKTLVRFCSVVALLILVFLPSPIWKGNIVDNISMVASYILGTVLSAIAGKIGISIATIANMKSAEAATKGIKPSFMAGYRGGAVMGMAVVGSSLLGVTLVLMLTGNTTVLLGFSFGASSLALFAKAGGGIFTKTADVSADLAGKVELGIPEDDPRNPAVIADNVGDNVGDVAGMGADLFDSNVASMAAALVMAASLSNSEKNMGMVLCYAAIGLLASIIGVFTANMKEGADPTRALNMNTYVTTAIYGVLTAVATYIFDFNWRIWGASAIGLIVGVIIGIATDYFTNDNKKPVKMVAKACESGPAFTITSGVSYGLVSTLPAMIGIGVSALAAYKLVAPLGAGGNEVAYGMYGISMAAVGMLSIVGMIISNDAYGPIVDNARGLVEMGDLGDKALEITDSLDSAGNTVKAITKGFSIGAAGLTVIALLGAFITEVNDAIVALGLNVEKVTGFDVTNPTVFFGLLVGAAIPPVFSAMLMLGVDRNAQRMIAEIHRQFREIAGLKEGKEGVKPEYDKCIEIATVGALKELIPAGLMAIISTLLVGLIGGVHAVGGFITGNIVSGLIFALFMSNSGGLWDNTKKYIEAGNHGGKNSKAHKAGVVGDTVGDPFKDTAGPSINTQITVVSLVASIAATLFLTISIF; via the coding sequence ATGGGAAATGATTTAACCTTTTTTCAGGTAGTATCTATTGTGATTTCAGCCTTAGCTTTTGTAACGGCATTTTGGCTCTATCGCTGGGTGTCATCACAACCCTCATCTAACAAAAAAATAGCTGAGGTAGGTAAATTGATACAAAACGGTGCTAATACATTTCTTGCTAAGGAATACAAGACCTTGGTACGTTTTTGTTCAGTTGTTGCATTACTTATTCTTGTTTTCTTACCTTCTCCCATTTGGAAAGGTAACATAGTAGATAATATCTCCATGGTAGCATCTTACATATTAGGTACGGTCTTATCTGCAATTGCAGGTAAAATCGGTATCAGTATAGCAACCATTGCAAATATGAAATCAGCGGAAGCGGCTACGAAAGGAATTAAGCCTTCTTTTATGGCAGGATATCGTGGGGGAGCAGTTATGGGAATGGCAGTGGTAGGTTCTAGCTTACTGGGAGTAACTTTAGTCCTTATGCTTACCGGCAATACCACGGTATTACTAGGCTTCTCCTTTGGTGCCAGTTCCCTAGCCTTATTTGCCAAGGCCGGAGGAGGAATTTTTACCAAGACTGCAGACGTAAGTGCAGACCTTGCCGGTAAAGTAGAACTTGGTATTCCTGAGGATGATCCTAGAAATCCGGCAGTTATTGCAGATAATGTTGGGGATAATGTAGGGGACGTTGCCGGTATGGGTGCGGATTTATTTGATTCAAACGTAGCATCCATGGCTGCTGCCTTAGTTATGGCTGCTTCTCTTAGTAATTCAGAGAAAAATATGGGCATGGTACTTTGCTATGCGGCCATAGGTTTGTTGGCCTCTATTATCGGTGTATTTACAGCTAATATGAAGGAAGGGGCAGATCCTACCAGAGCCCTTAATATGAACACCTATGTTACAACCGCCATATATGGCGTACTGACAGCTGTGGCTACTTATATTTTTGATTTTAATTGGCGTATCTGGGGAGCCAGTGCCATAGGACTTATAGTAGGTGTTATTATCGGTATCGCTACGGACTACTTTACCAATGACAATAAGAAACCTGTAAAAATGGTGGCAAAAGCCTGTGAGTCAGGTCCGGCATTTACTATTACTTCAGGTGTATCCTATGGTCTTGTAAGTACTCTTCCTGCAATGATTGGAATCGGAGTATCTGCCTTAGCCGCATATAAACTTGTTGCTCCTTTAGGAGCCGGCGGTAATGAAGTGGCATACGGTATGTATGGTATTTCTATGGCAGCAGTAGGTATGCTTTCTATAGTAGGTATGATTATATCTAACGATGCCTACGGTCCCATTGTTGATAATGCCCGTGGTCTTGTGGAAATGGGAGACTTAGGGGATAAGGCACTGGAGATAACCGACTCATTAGACAGTGCCGGTAATACTGTTAAAGCAATAACCAAGGGCTTTTCTATAGGAGCCGCAGGACTTACGGTTATAGCCTTATTGGGAGCTTTTATTACAGAGGTTAATGATGCCATTGTGGCTTTAGGATTAAATGTAGAAAAGGTTACCGGCTTTGATGTAACCAATCCAACTGTATTTTTCGGATTATTAGTAGGGGCTGCTATACCTCCGGTATTTTCAGCAATGCTTATGCTGGGTGTAGATCGTAACGCACAAAGGATGATAGCTGAAATTCATCGTCAATTTAGAGAAATAGCCGGCTTAAAAGAAGGTAAAGAAGGAGTAAAACCGGAATATGATAAATGTATAGAAATTGCTACGGTGGGAGCTTTAAAAGAGTTGATTCCTGCAGGTCTTATGGCTATAATCTCCACATTGCTAGTGGGATTAATAGGTGGTGTTCATGCTGTGGGGGGCTTTATTACCGGTAATATAGTAAGCGGACTGATATTTGCCCTGTTTATGTCCAACTCAGGTGGACTGTGGGATAATACTAAGAAGTACATCGAAGCCGGAAATCACGGGGGAAAGAATTCAAAAGCACATAAGGCCGGTGTAGTGGGAGATACGGTCGGGGATCCCTTTAAAGATACGGCCGGTCCGTCAATCAATACACAGATTACTGTAGTATCATTAGTGGCTTCTATAGCAGCTACACTGTTTTTGACTATTTCAATATTTTAA
- a CDS encoding ATP-dependent metallopeptidase FtsH/Yme1/Tma family protein, which translates to MRKIMIPVMSILLLALIVAGIYSINKPKKELSYPAFLEAVNNGQVQEVIYSEEGANFEAYLKEEANRKYEVTNPKSENFVEFLLLNNIKVSHKNNNATGFFGVFFVAIIAFAIIYYTRGGNSSKNLISKANKKDKEDKKITLDSVAGNVEAKSMVEDIIGFIKNPSLYSQVGARMPKGLLFYGPPGTGKTLMAKAIAGEADVPFYAMSGSDFVQMYVGVGASRIRTLFNKAKKHEKAVIFIDEIDAIGKKRARNSSASNDERDQTLNALLTEMSGFHDNQGIVVIGATNRLDTLDEALLRPGRFDRQIEIGLPDINSRKKILELHTKNKPLSDDVDLKALAKSTVGFSGAMLENLINEAAILAAKQQKKVISQSHIDRAFYTVLAGAPKTDLSYISYREREITAYHEAGHALATKLLLPENYISKVTIIPSVKGAGGFNLSIPKDSMYQSQRQILANIKMLLAGRAAEELIFGSQEITTGAGNDIQKASSLVVDYTNKFGMDPDMGLFSTYILQEGIDQELLEKCRSIINTLYEETKELLSQNIYALKNIARELLIKESLTGEDIEDLIA; encoded by the coding sequence ATGAGAAAAATAATGATTCCTGTAATGTCTATTTTGCTTCTTGCCCTTATAGTAGCAGGTATTTATAGCATAAATAAACCAAAAAAAGAACTTTCTTATCCTGCTTTTTTAGAAGCTGTAAATAATGGACAGGTCCAAGAAGTTATCTATAGTGAAGAAGGAGCTAACTTTGAAGCCTATCTTAAGGAAGAAGCTAATAGAAAATATGAGGTTACAAATCCTAAATCAGAGAATTTTGTCGAATTTCTTTTGTTAAATAATATAAAAGTATCCCATAAAAATAATAATGCTACTGGCTTCTTTGGTGTGTTTTTTGTGGCCATAATCGCCTTTGCCATTATATATTATACCCGTGGTGGAAATTCAAGTAAGAATCTCATTAGCAAGGCCAATAAAAAAGATAAGGAAGATAAAAAAATCACCCTTGATTCTGTGGCAGGCAATGTGGAAGCCAAATCCATGGTAGAAGATATAATCGGTTTTATAAAAAACCCATCCTTATACAGCCAAGTTGGTGCCCGTATGCCCAAAGGTCTTTTATTCTACGGCCCTCCCGGAACGGGAAAAACACTGATGGCCAAGGCTATAGCAGGAGAAGCAGATGTTCCCTTTTATGCCATGAGCGGTTCAGATTTTGTGCAAATGTATGTAGGTGTCGGTGCAAGCCGTATTCGAACCCTTTTTAATAAGGCAAAAAAACATGAAAAAGCAGTGATTTTTATAGATGAAATTGATGCCATAGGCAAAAAAAGGGCCCGTAACAGCTCTGCCAGTAATGACGAAAGGGACCAGACCTTAAATGCTTTACTTACAGAAATGTCAGGTTTTCATGACAATCAAGGTATTGTAGTAATCGGTGCCACTAACAGGTTAGATACACTAGATGAGGCCCTGCTTCGTCCCGGACGTTTTGACAGACAGATAGAGATTGGACTACCGGATATAAACTCCAGAAAGAAAATATTAGAACTTCATACAAAGAATAAGCCCTTATCTGATGATGTAGATCTTAAAGCCCTGGCAAAGTCCACAGTGGGATTTTCAGGAGCCATGCTGGAAAATCTTATCAACGAAGCAGCAATATTAGCTGCCAAGCAGCAAAAGAAAGTAATTAGTCAAAGCCATATAGACAGGGCATTTTACACTGTCCTTGCCGGAGCTCCTAAGACAGATTTAAGCTACATCTCTTACCGGGAAAGGGAAATCACAGCATACCATGAAGCAGGACATGCCCTTGCAACCAAACTTTTACTTCCGGAAAATTATATTTCTAAAGTAACCATTATTCCCAGTGTAAAAGGTGCCGGGGGCTTTAACCTAAGCATTCCCAAGGATAGTATGTATCAAAGCCAAAGACAAATTTTGGCAAATATTAAAATGCTTTTAGCAGGAAGGGCTGCAGAAGAATTAATATTTGGCAGCCAAGAGATAACCACCGGAGCCGGCAATGATATCCAAAAAGCTTCTTCCTTGGTAGTAGATTATACTAACAAATTCGGCATGGATCCGGATATGGGACTGTTTAGCACCTATATTCTTCAAGAGGGAATAGACCAAGAGCTTTTAGAAAAATGCAGATCCATTATAAATACCTTATATGAAGAAACCAAAGAACTATTAAGCCAAAATATCTATGCTCTTAAAAATATAGCTAGAGAGCTTTTAATAAAAGAAAGCCTAACCGGTGAAGATATTGAAGATCTTATAGCTTAA
- a CDS encoding S8 family peptidase, with amino-acid sequence MDSGIVDNQLNLALDVPEDVRERTLDLDVGYEPQTNTWELIIKYSGSLDRIREDLDIAVVELSGGYAIITIAENLIDRLLNYEEIEFIEKPKRLFYEVDEGRAASCINPIQLSPYNLFGRGVLVAILDSGIDYSHPDFRNEDGTTRIVALWDQTIPGNPPEGFRIGSLYTREQINEALTFPMPQRLDIVPSTDLSGHGTHVAGIAAGNGRASNGRYRGVASESELLVVKLGESISGSFPRTTQLMEALDFVVQYAIDLNRPLAVNISFGNNYGSHTGRSLLESFINDISNRGRTSIVVGTGNEGAQGNHAWGILQMGVVETVAFAVSEFEFSLNLQIWKNYYDHFDISIIAPNGVRVGPIPRRLGTQQFRVAQTEILLYYGEPTPYNPQQEIYIEFIPMQDFINSGVWMIELVPRRIIVGNYDMWLPSGGAKNPATRFLVSSEFTTLTIPSTAYRVISVGAYNAYTESLAPFSGRGYTRDMQIKPDIVAPGVNINSCAPGGGYAIRSGTSMATPFVTGSAALLMEWGIVRGNDLYLYGEKLKSYLIDGARQLRIENVYPNRTLGYGALCLENTFRNII; translated from the coding sequence ATGGATAGCGGTATTGTTGATAATCAACTTAATCTTGCTTTGGATGTACCGGAGGATGTGAGAGAAAGAACACTGGATTTGGATGTAGGATATGAGCCTCAGACCAATACCTGGGAGTTGATTATAAAATATAGCGGCAGTCTTGATAGGATAAGAGAAGATTTGGATATAGCTGTAGTGGAGTTATCCGGGGGTTATGCCATTATTACCATAGCAGAAAATTTAATAGATAGGCTGCTTAATTATGAAGAAATTGAATTTATCGAAAAACCAAAAAGGCTCTTTTATGAGGTAGATGAAGGAAGAGCAGCTTCTTGCATTAATCCGATTCAATTATCCCCTTATAATTTATTTGGCAGGGGGGTTTTGGTAGCAATCCTTGATTCAGGTATTGATTATTCCCATCCGGATTTTAGAAATGAAGACGGTACCACAAGGATAGTAGCCCTCTGGGATCAAACCATACCTGGAAATCCGCCGGAAGGGTTTAGAATAGGTAGCTTGTATACCAGGGAACAGATTAATGAAGCCCTAACCTTTCCCATGCCTCAGAGACTGGATATAGTCCCCAGTACAGATCTTTCCGGCCATGGAACCCATGTAGCCGGGATAGCCGCGGGAAACGGTAGGGCCAGTAACGGCCGTTATAGAGGGGTTGCCTCTGAAAGTGAACTTTTGGTGGTAAAACTAGGGGAATCTATTAGTGGTTCATTTCCCAGAACCACTCAACTAATGGAAGCACTAGACTTTGTAGTACAATATGCCATAGACTTAAATAGGCCCTTAGCGGTTAATATAAGCTTTGGTAATAATTATGGATCTCATACGGGCAGGTCTTTACTTGAGAGTTTTATAAATGATATTTCTAATAGGGGCAGGACCAGTATAGTTGTGGGAACAGGTAATGAAGGAGCACAAGGAAATCATGCTTGGGGAATACTGCAGATGGGGGTAGTAGAAACGGTTGCTTTTGCCGTCAGTGAATTTGAGTTTTCACTAAATCTACAGATATGGAAGAATTATTATGATCATTTTGATATTTCAATTATTGCCCCTAATGGGGTAAGAGTAGGACCGATACCAAGGCGACTTGGTACTCAGCAATTTAGGGTTGCCCAGACAGAAATTTTATTATACTATGGGGAACCTACTCCATATAATCCCCAGCAGGAGATTTATATAGAATTTATACCTATGCAAGATTTTATAAATTCCGGAGTATGGATGATTGAATTAGTTCCAAGAAGAATTATAGTCGGTAATTATGATATGTGGCTGCCATCCGGAGGGGCTAAAAATCCTGCAACGAGATTCTTGGTTTCTTCGGAATTTACGACTCTTACAATTCCCTCTACCGCTTACAGAGTCATATCTGTAGGGGCATATAATGCCTATACCGAAAGTCTGGCCCCCTTTTCCGGAAGAGGCTATACCAGAGATATGCAGATAAAACCGGATATTGTAGCTCCCGGTGTTAATATTAATTCCTGTGCTCCCGGGGGTGGTTATGCGATTCGTTCGGGAACATCCATGGCAACCCCTTTTGTAACCGGAAGTGCTGCTTTACTTATGGAATGGGGAATAGTTAGAGGCAATGATTTATACCTTTACGGAGAAAAATTAAAATCATATCTTATAGACGGAGCCAGACAGCTAAGGATTGAAAATGTTTACCCCAACCGTACTTTAGGTTACGGAGCCCTATGTCTTGAAAATACATTTAGAAATATTATTTAA
- a CDS encoding sodium ion-translocating decarboxylase subunit beta, which translates to MEFLFSGFMSITWQQWVMYGVGLLLIYLAIEKGFEPALLLPMGFGAILVNLPDSGVLTQKLEGLNEEATGIIEWLFETGIDASEALPILLFIGIGAMIDFGPLLSNPKMFLFGAAAQFGIFFTILLAVILGFDINDAASIGMIGAADGPTSILVSKILKSGYIGPIAVAAYSYMALVPIVQPFAIKLVTTKKERLIRMEYNPKSVTRTTRILFPIIVTFIAGLIAPSSVALVGFLMFGNLIRECGVLNALSETAQNTLANLITLLLGITISFSMQADQFVNYKTLMIMGLGLLAFIFDTIGGVLFAKILNLFLKKDKKINPMVGAAGISAFPMSARVVQKMGLKEDPSNHLLMHAISANVSGQIASVVAGGVIIKIVNAILQNMA; encoded by the coding sequence ATGGAGTTTTTATTTTCTGGGTTTATGTCTATTACCTGGCAACAATGGGTAATGTACGGTGTCGGCCTTCTGCTTATTTACCTAGCCATAGAAAAAGGCTTTGAACCGGCTCTACTTCTCCCTATGGGATTTGGTGCAATCTTAGTTAACCTTCCCGACTCCGGTGTACTAACACAAAAACTTGAAGGTTTAAACGAAGAAGCCACCGGTATTATTGAATGGCTGTTTGAAACAGGTATTGATGCTTCAGAAGCTCTACCCATCTTGTTATTTATCGGTATCGGTGCTATGATCGATTTCGGTCCCTTACTATCAAATCCTAAGATGTTTCTATTTGGTGCAGCTGCACAGTTTGGTATCTTTTTTACAATCTTACTTGCTGTTATTTTAGGTTTTGATATTAACGATGCAGCTTCAATCGGTATGATTGGTGCCGCAGACGGTCCTACTTCCATTCTGGTTTCTAAGATACTAAAATCCGGCTATATCGGCCCCATAGCCGTGGCGGCTTATTCCTATATGGCATTAGTTCCTATAGTACAACCTTTTGCCATTAAACTGGTTACTACAAAGAAGGAACGTCTAATCCGTATGGAATACAATCCAAAATCCGTCACCAGAACTACTAGAATTCTATTCCCCATTATTGTTACCTTTATAGCAGGACTTATAGCTCCTTCATCTGTTGCCTTGGTTGGCTTTTTAATGTTCGGTAACCTAATTCGTGAATGTGGAGTTTTAAACGCTTTATCCGAAACTGCACAGAATACTTTAGCTAATTTAATTACCCTCTTGCTTGGTATAACCATTTCATTTAGTATGCAGGCAGATCAATTCGTTAACTATAAAACTTTAATGATTATGGGTCTGGGACTACTTGCCTTTATATTTGATACAATAGGTGGCGTATTATTTGCTAAAATCCTTAACCTATTCTTAAAAAAAGACAAAAAGATCAACCCCATGGTTGGAGCTGCCGGTATCTCCGCCTTCCCCATGTCAGCAAGGGTTGTTCAGAAAATGGGGCTTAAAGAAGATCCCTCCAATCACCTTTTAATGCATGCCATTAGTGCTAACGTATCCGGACAAATTGCTTCTGTTGTGGCAGGTGGTGTAATCATTAAAATAGTTAATGCAATTTTGCAGAACATGGCATAA
- a CDS encoding OadG family transporter subunit: MGENVMYALEIMGKGMASIFVVIILLTLIVMLMAKIGESSTKSKGQNNQE; this comes from the coding sequence ATGGGCGAGAATGTTATGTATGCTTTAGAAATAATGGGTAAAGGAATGGCCAGTATCTTCGTGGTTATTATTTTACTCACCTTAATTGTTATGCTTATGGCCAAAATAGGCGAAAGTTCAACAAAAAGCAAAGGACAAAATAATCAAGAATAA